Proteins from a genomic interval of Vanacampus margaritifer isolate UIUO_Vmar chromosome 4, RoL_Vmar_1.0, whole genome shotgun sequence:
- the fbxo22 gene encoding F-box only protein 22, translating to MDDNPGFDIPTSDNKATYVLSNVVEVVERILTFVPTKSLLRIASVCRLWSNCARRVLRTQQKLTWVSACGPSTTEVHALYNALAEEVEKVFLLPKTVLAMMDCDAFKLTRHCYRQKKSKRSRHSPVEELIQVFPKNCDVMGITTPGIVLTPSGCRPRPPEEHQEGEAGFAIMLPSMEGIHIRPFHFCQKSLSPSALKEAGLIDNPELRVVLLFVYEAYKSGGARFLGQILEPLAKSKALIAGGLVESVFPTRLCCGRGAYGVVGLALSGPKVQGASVLLEQDVSSPKAAEATIRRLKAAKIPERNTLGFMFACVGRGQNYYSNQSNVEADAFQKVFPGVPLFGLFGNGEIGCDRIVKDDYTLCDTDTDGLQHEYTTVMTLVHLG from the exons ATGGACGATAATCCCGGTTTCGACATACCTACATCGGATAACAAAGCTACATACGTACTGAGCAACGTTGTGGAGGTCGTCGAACGAATTCTTACTTTCGTGCCGACCAAATCTTTGCTACGAATCGCAag TGTGTGCAGGCTATGGAGCAACTGTGCCCGACGAGTACTGAGAACTCAGCAGAAACTGACATGGGTGTCGGCTTGTGGACCGTCCACCACGGAGGTTCATGCCCTTTACAACGCCCTGGCTGAGGAGGTGGAG AAAGTGTTTCTCCTGCCCAAAACGGTCCTAGCGATGATGGACTGCGATGCCTTCAAGCTTACACGTCACTGCTACAGacagaaaaaat CAAAGAGGAGCCGCCACAGTCCAGTTGAGGAGCTCATTCAGGTCTTCCCGAAAAATTGTGACGTCATGGGCATTACTACACCGGGAATTGTCT taACCCCCAGCGGCTGTCGCCCCAGGCCTCCGGAGGAGCATCAGGAAGGAGAGGCCGGCTTTGCCATCATGCTCCCAAGCATGGAGGGCATCCACATCAGGCCTTTTCACTTCTGCCAGAAGTCCCTCTCCCCAAGCGCTCTGAAAGAAGCAG GACTTATCGACAACCCAGAGTTGAGAGTGGTGCTCCTGTTTGTCTATGAGGCGTATAAATCTGGAGGAGCGCGTTTCCTGGGCCAAATCCTGGAGCCTCTGGCCAAGAGCAAAGCGCTAATCGCAGGGGGACTTGTAGAAAGTGTCTTTCCCACCAGGCTCTG TTGCGGCCGGGGGGCATACGGCGTGGTGGGCCTGGCCCTGAGCGGCCCCAAAGTGCAGGGCGCCTCGGTGCTCCTGGAACAGGACGTCAGCAGCCCCAAAGCGGCCGAAGCAACCATCCGCAGGCTGAAAGCCGCCAAAATCCCTGAGAGGAACACCCTGGGCTTCATGTTCGCGTGCGTGGGTCGAGGCCAGAATTACTACAGTAACCAGAGCAACGTGGAGGCCGACGCCTTCCAAAAGGTCTTCCCTGGGGTTCCGCTGTTCGGGCTTTTCGGCAACGGCGAGATCGGTTGCGACCGCATCGTCAAAGATGACTACACGCTGTGCGACACAGACACAGACGGTCTGCAGCACGAGTACACCACAGTCATGACGCTGGTCCATCTGGgttga